The DNA window GTCAAATTTTACACCTGTCTGTGATTCTACCAATGTTGGGATCTTTAGAAGATCACTTTGCCTATCTCAAGAGTAAAATGAGAATACTTTGTCTGGCACCATTTTTCTTAGGGTGTGTCATATGATACTCAATATCCCAGTAAGATCTCCTCCTACTCCTCTGGATTCTTGTCCTCTACTGGGAAATACTAGGTTTCCCTAGCACTGGCTTGTCATGTAtgtactaaaaaaacaaaacaaaatcaataatcCCAAAATCACCTTTATTGGGATTATTACTCACATAGCTGAAAAGTCACCCTTTTAGAGTGACTGTAATTCAGTGGCCTTTCTATTCAAAttgttgtacaactatcaccactaactccagaacattttcatcaccccaaaaagatgtgacccattagcagtcactctccacaGCACCCACTAATCTATGTTgtgtctgtggatttgcctattctgaacatttcatatagatTCATACAAAGTGTGGCCTACTGTGTCGGGCTTTGCCATGTACTCTTAATGAATCCTCAAGTCAATCGTGAGGTAGAAATTTCCCCACTAACTCGTGTCCCTGGCTTCAGTTGTCCTTTATCTAGCAGCATCTATTGACTCAAGGAAATTGACAATCTCCAAAGCTCTTAAGGGACCTACCCTCGCCGTGTTGGCCCCTGCACAACAGGAATAAAAAGCATGGAGGTGGGTGAGCTAGCATGCACGCGGCACATTCTCTGGCATGACCACCCTGGCTTAGTGTATCAACAACAAAACCAACGTTCCGCAAACAtcacttaaaagtatttttttaaaattttatttaactttaatttctgaggtaaaatacttttttttctttcaacttccataacaaaatacagAGCTATCAGATACCcctggaaaaaatatgtatattatacatatatttctataacattacatcatatatatataatatatatatgcaaaaatttgaAGACTTTATAGAAAGCGGAACATCTAAAAGGCACTGCACAATGGAGTTAAGATTACTTacattttatgtacatatacacactttATTCTGCTTAAGCGGATAACTAGTGAAGTCATCTTTCACATGTGAATTCCCAAAAATCCCTGCATCACAATTTTATAACTCAAAGAATGcctaaatatttcaaaacaaattaactggtaactttttttcccccaagaagaaacaaaaaaatggaacagTTCTTGAAAGACTGGATCaaagttctttttctcttaaacaaaatttaaaagtatgttcCATTACtgtctacaaaacaaaaaacacaaacataattatggaataaataaaaaacaagggaCAAACAGCCAACTGACTCTACCTGCTTGGTGAGAAGTGGTATacttcaactatttttttttttttttttttaatgcttctgaAAGTTTCTTGGCCCATTGAGGACTAGGGTGCAGTAATTCCCTGTGTTAGTTAGCGAGCTGGGTTTAATGCAGTGCAGCTTGAAAACTGGGGGTTGAAGGGACTTAGTGAATTGTTTATATTTCACTCCTAGccgttcttaaaaaaaaaagaaaaaaagctcagCAAGGCTGGATGCCCTGAAGAGATCTCTGCTATTTTCTTCTCTAGAGtcaaaaaagcaaacagcatGAACAGGTTCTTAATACATGTTCAAGATCTGTATCTGCAAAATGTTAAAACATCTGGCACAgcaaaaggtggaaaaaaatgGGGAGGCAAAATACGTCTGGTGTTGTCCCCCCCTTTCCACCTGCTGTTGGACAGTGATGAGATGCTCGCGGAAGAGAAAGGCCTGGCTTTGTGCCAGGCTGGTGACAGGTGCTGCCCAGAGTGGGCTCGGGGAAGAAAAACTATCTCCCATCCCTTTGCTCCAGGAAATATCAGTGACCTCCACATCCCCTGGTCCACTTCCCGGGCAAGCCCAAGTCTGGCTCTGTGTAggaccctccccccaaccccagtgtGCAGTGCAAATCAACCAACAATTTACTGGTGGAATGGCAATCAAAGGAAACAGTTAAACACCAAACAATTTCTTAAAGCCAAAAACAGTTTTCATGGAGTTGAACATTTTTTGAGTGTGTTTTTTTCAAGTGTAAAAGCTGTGactttttattcaaacagaagcAGCATCTAGGAATTAATTCTGGCACTTGGGTTCTAGGGGGTTACAGGTATGCATCACGGATTTCTCTCCCTCTTATTTTAAAGGCCTCATGTTTCTATTCCTGAGTTCATACTGACACCTGCCGGCCCTCCCCTCTAGTGGACAGAGACGGTGGGCAGCCAGCCTCCCTGGTTAGATTGGGCAATGCCAAGCAGAGATGCCTCTTCCACCTGCCTGGGCTTGCTTTCTGATTCGAGGTAAGTCGAGGTACAGAGAAAGAAACCGACAAAAACACAACCAACCAAAGGCAGCCTGACCAAAGCCTGAGTTGTGAGGGACCATTCTCCTAATCCTTTTCCCAGGAAAAGACAAGCCACTCACGGAATTTGAATCAAACAAGGGGGAGGACAATTGCCGAAAAACAGCATGATGGACTCAAGTCCTCTTAAGCCACCTAACAACTCACTCACCGGCTCGAACCTCTCCTGGGCCCCTCTCTCACGCACGCACTCCAGTTTAAaatagaccccccccccccaaccatgaaaagacaaccctcaagtGCTTCTTAGTACACTGAGTTCACCTAGGCTGAGATGGAGCCAGGAATCTCTCCAATTTCTAGACAACATCCCTGTGCCCACTCCTTGCCCCTATCAGAGATGCAGTTATTTCTTCTTTCCGCTGCTCGTGGATCTGAGCCATGTTAGGTATTTCTGTATACTACTATGTActtacatgtgcacacacacacacacacacacacacacacacacagttggctgtggcttccttctctctgcccctAATCCAGGCTCCTTTTGCTTCATGTAAGATCAATACTTTCCCATTCCTTTGAAGTTGCTGGAAGGGAATTTCCCATGAAGAAACAATTCCTGGGGTCTCATGTAGGAGAGTCAATTGATCATGAGAATTAGTACAATCTAGGGGAATGGGTATGGCAAGAACGGCACCACCACAACAGGACAGACACCCACTGTTTCACTTACACCAGGCCTCTTGGCATCTGTCTGCCTTCTGTGTCTGTCTAACGCTTCTTTCAGCTTCCTAAACATCCACTTGTACCCCCAGCTACCTTCTGTGTTTCCAGGTATCATCTGCCCTTAACTCCCACAATCCTGCCTTTTTGCTACCTATCCCAATACATCAAGTGGGGATGATTAAATACCAGCTTAAAATTTAACCATCTTCCAACACTCCTGGATTATCTGAAAAGTTGTCTATGCCCTTTTACAGGTTTACGTTGACAGACCCGTATCATGTTGAAGTATGTTCATTGTTAAGGCTTTGACTTAAGAAAACGATAAGAGAACCAGACACCGCAGAAAGACATCTTTAACTCTGTCACGTCTCTCAGTCAACTCGCTCAGTCACACGTTGGTTTGGCTCCCCAAACCCacgatagaaaaaaaaaaaaaagagcatttttgtgtttttgtttttaaaggcattGGGTtacttcctcctgccctcttctttcttccctgaaCAAGAGTTTATAACTCCTCATGGCTTCTTAATAGGTGAAGTAGGTGAAATGTCCAAGAAATTCACAGCAGGGCTTCCTGTCTCAACAACGTAGCTGAAGGCTCAGCGCCTGTGCCTTGCCAGCCCCGCTCTAACTGGCAGTACATTTCATGTTtcctgaaaacattttataaaaaggaaaaaaaaaaaaaaagaagccaaacaacaacaacaacaaagggaaaaagaaaaagagcaacacCTGAACATCCTCCTGCCCCCGTAAGACTGAGATTATCTTATTCCTCCCctgaaataattataaagaaacaTTTCAGGCAAAATACTTAAGTATTAATGGTCTCTCACTGCTCAACCTCCCAACCACACCCCTTTCCCTTTTATGTGTATGTCTCAGagcaaaataaattcattaatggctttccatatataaatacaatagaaaagaaacaagtcTGGAACCTGAACTATCATGGGGCCAAACAGTATCTTGGCCCTCTGGGAGTTTGTCAGAAAGTGTAAGCCTCAACAGGAAACAGAGgctctttcttctttcagttcaATACCCTTCCCATGTCCTACTCACCAGGAAAAAAAGTGTGTTCACATCCCATCTAATTTACAACAGAAGATACCCCATCCTATCCcccaaacataaaaatacaagtCTATGCCCCTAGAAGGATCAAACCAGCCTaattccctccccgccccccaccctgaAATCCTGCTACATAAATACATGTATGTGTTTGATTATAGTATAAACAGCTCCCAATCAACTTCCAGTTCTAAGCGTCAGCAGCAGCTGTTGCCAAGCCCCGGGGTCCTGACCCATTCCAGAGGAACTTGCCATTCTTACTCAGCTCCCGGGCTTCAGGGTCATCATTCCAGCGCCTCTTCAACCGAAGCTTGGGGGGCATCAGGGCATcttctttcttctcaggtgcaccGGGCTCTTTGCCAGGCCTGTCCTCACTGTCTTCAGTCACCTCTAGGGGTTCTTCACTTGGGGTGCTAATGGGTACAGAGGGCCAGACAGGCGGTGCAGCCGGGCGGGCAAAGATggtgcctttttcctcttctgtggtcCTGCTTGGCACACTGCCCTCTTCTTGAGAGCGCTCCTCCTTTTCTCGTGCCGACTGCCTGAGACTCTCAGGATCCTTCTCAGAGGCTGGTTCCACCTTAATTCTCGGGGGAACAGGAGCCAGCGTGGGAACAGTGACAGGCGCTGCCTCCTCGCTGCTCTCCACCCTCTCCCGGTTCTTCCGCCCGACAGGTGGGGGCTGCAGCTTGATGGAAAACTGGGTTGACTCCTCAGGATGCATCTGGCACTGCAGCGGTGGAACCATGAGCCCCGGGTAACGAGGAAATGTCCGCGGACTCAGATGGTAGTTGAACACAGAACAGGCTTGAGAATGAAGGTAGTGTTTCATTTCCTCAGGGTTGAAGGAGAAGCAACTGCTGCTGGTGAAGGGGCTCAGGCCTGGCGACGGGCTATAGGAGAAGATGGTGGGAGTCAGGGAGAGGGCTGGTGAAATGGGGACATTCAGGACGCCTCCACGGCCGGGGATGGGAGAGATGGCGAAGGGACTATGGGGGTCAGGGTACATCCCTGGCCTAGAGAACAGGGGAAGCATGATGTCAGGCTTGCGCTTCTGATGGCCAATCCCTCCGCCGACAGCATTCCGGGAGGACATGAGATCCACACCCCGGCGCCAGTCAGCGGCTGAGCCATCCTCCAGCTCCGAAAGCTCCACCTTTCTATCAGTGCCAGTGCTTGACTCCTGGCCAGAAGCAGTTAGGGAGCTAGCAGAGAACCGCCCTGGCTGCACATCGCTAGTTGGAGAATGGGTGTCCAGAGGTGGGAAATGGAAGCGGGAAGAGGCTGTTGGCACTGGTGGCGCACTCTGGGGAACCACACCTGTGAGGGAGGAAAAGACAAAAGGCCACTTTGGAGTTCTGGTCATTCATTATCAGCAATTTTACTTATGCTAAACAAGTACAAGATGTTGAAGagcaacagaaaataaacattccaGCTGGACTGAATCCCTCAGCTGCCTGTCTCCTCAGCTTCCTATACTCAATTTAGTTGCCACCTTTCTCTAGAGTCTTACTCACTGTCTTCACGGTACTCACTACTATCTAAAATATGATTTACTTGTTTATCTGTATTCTAAAACATAAatcccatgaaggcagggacttcctATCATTTGCAAGTAGATTTCCAGCAGTTCAGGGCTTTATAattagtaggtgcttaataactaccagttgaatgaatgaatgggtattACAGCCTTCTCCTCTGCAACTCtaaatactgtatatatatcACCTGCTTTAACTCTCAGCTTTGCAAATCATCTTTTCATAATTTTGGCCATATCTATAAAgtaagcaaacaaaccaaaaccaatgAACAAAACTGGGAACGATATGCATGTAAACAATGCATTAAAAGCCTGAAGACCCTGCACTTCACATATATGAACACGAACAAGACCacattttaagaacaaaaacagaTCACAAAAAGAGGCTATGTTTGTTAAGGTAGGTTCTCATGGTGTACCTTTCATCATTTCTGATATACAATCACTACTTTGTAGagattcaaaaatttttaaatctctccaaTCTATTTTCTATTATACATAATCTGTATAATGATCTCCACTCCCATCCTGCTTTCAAGCACTGAGGACGCTGGGAGAAAGTCGAGTACCTACCACTTCTCCCAGATTCACAGACTAAAAACTGAAGCTCTAGGCAGAAACCAACACTGTGCTACACATGTCAACTTCAAAGCCTCACAAGTTCTCAACTCCCCCAAAAGGTCCTTCTGACAATCAGAGCATAAGAGAGGTATGAGGCCTCAGGGACCCTTTGGGCGCCTGGGAGGCATCAGTGGCTTCTATCACTGATGATGTCAGGAGGGCTATTTTTACTCTGAGGGAAggataaaggagaagaaaaaataagaaaaacccaAATAAGTGAAAGTGTGGTGATccaggagaagaaacaaaaaaggtgCACGAGATACGACGTGGGTAGGAATTGCTTGCAGTCTTCTATTCTTGTTATAACTGAGTCATCCTCAGATAGGACTCTGGAGTCGGTAGGTATGTGCAAGACTGTAGCTTTCTTGGCACATGTGCCTGAGTAACACTGTGCCAGGGCAGCATTTCAAAATGATGTTCCACAGAAAACTGGTCTGCAGGTCTTTTTTCTGAAACCACTGATTTAACTGCACAATTCGGAAAAACAGATGGATGACCTTGAATATAATTTGAGTAGAGTCAAGAGGGTCTCCAAAGTATCACTTCTACTAGCTTATTACAATggctaaaattctatttttttttgattctccTGGATCTTTATTTTGTATTAAGAGCACATctattcaaaagcaaaaaaacacttCTATGTGTTCTGAAGGACTGAATAAGTataatgtgggggggggggaagggaggtggtAGAGAAGGTCTTGTCTCCTAAACAATTTAGTTATTCGCCTTGTTTTTTCTAAACTGGAGGATATCTCAGTCCCTACACAGGCTAAGGTACACTGTAAAtctgcaaaaaggagacagaaTACATAGCATTTTCCAAATGCATTTAGAGGGAGTGAAGGAAGGCAATTTGGAGGTGGCATTCTGGATCCCTCACCTCTGATTAACTGCAGCAGCCctatttttatatgttgtatCAGTACGTTGAGATAACAAATCTAAGATTTTGTCTGAAAACTAAGTTTGCTGCTTCAAGAAGTATGAAAACACTGCTTTGAAGAAGACAACCTTCGTGGAGCCACTATGAAATCGGAGTAGTAGGGCTGGAAAACGTGGGTTTGAATCTTAGCTCCAGCACCTTCTACCTTGTAGCCTGGTACAAGTAACCAACTGGTTTTTGAACCCCTTtagcaaaatgggaataataaggcCCTTGTCTAAGTTCAAACCCCGGCCctaccacttaatagctgtgttaCTCTAGGTAACTTACTTACTTttccgtgcctcagtttcattacctgtaaaatggataaTAACAGGACTAATCCTCATGCTATGAAAACTAcaagagttaatatttgtaaagtccTTAAACTGGTACCAGCGCATAGCAAACTGCATgtgtttgttaaaataaataattttttattagacAATAATCatgattaaaaaagcaaaactttaaaaggCATATATCATTTAAATATGGACCATATATTAGATAATAGTATTAGAGCATGTTAAAACTTCCTGGGTATGGTAATGTTATTGTGAGTAGAAGGAGAATGTCCTTGTACTTGGGAGATACATACTGAAGTACACGGGGATGAAGTGTCACATCTGCAACTTAATCTCAGaagatttaaaaagtatatcgaaatataaagcaaatgtttATCTATTGATTAGTGAATCTAGACAGAGGATATATGGGTGTTCGATGTTCaattttttcctcaatttttctgtagctttaaagttttctaaaataaagataaaaaaactgGGGTGGGGTGAAGTGAGGTCTCAAGTCCATCCTTGAACtggtctgccctccccccacacTCTGACAGGTAGCATTTTTACTAGTATCTTCTGTATCTGTCCAAGGTTTcttatgtacattaaaaaaatacattttaatgtaaatattaaaaatgcatttaaacattaagtattaaaaaatttttttaaaatttaaatgtattgcttctatttttaaaaacacacagttCAAAATAGCCCAACTGTACCAACCCACCATCTAGACAATATCTCTCTAGCCTCCAGGATCTAAATCCACATAGCTCTGCTTCTTAGAGCATCTGTCACACTCCACATAGTATTCCGAATTGTATTAAACCTCATGTATCTTATCTCTCCTGCTAAattttaagttccttgagggAAAGAACTCCCCCataatctttttctttgtctttagggCTTAACACATTatctgttgaacaaatgaatgaatcccAATCCAGAGAAGGAATGTATGATCTATTTCAATAGCTCAATCTCTCAAGAATTGTTTCCTGAGAAAGTGTCCAACAGATAACTGTATTCAAGCCACTCTGATCAATCTTTGACTTTGCTGTCATCcttaattttatcatttgtaaaatgagggtactGGGACGTATACTTTATTTGGCTAGGAGAGTTGCATGAGTCAATTCACAAAACACTAGGCAAAAGTACCTCCATtaagtagatgttcaataaatgtcacaTTCCTTTGTCATCATAAAAGTTAACCTGAAACATCTGGTCTATCTGGGTAAAAGTTCTCTATGAACTAATGACTCTAATTCTTTGGGGTTATCTGCAACCAGGATGTAAAAACCAAGTAGTATCCCTAAAAGTTTTGCTTTCCCCATGACTTTTTGATTAGGATCTTGAGCTTAGTTAAGGATCAATGTTGGTTCAACCACCTTCAGGCACAATAGGTGGTGCTAGGCCACTACTGTTAGGTTTCTAGACCAGAGTCTTCATATAGTGAGGGTCCAGATTTCCTTTCCATGGAAAAGCATATTACTCCCAAGGGCTGATGAATGCCCCATTCCAGGTTGTCCAAGTGGCTGGACTTGTggattttcaataaaaaaaaaatgggtcaaagacagAAGAACAAGACTCACACACTCTAGTATACCCAGCTAGAGTCAAAATTCCTCTAGGTACACAGGAGGGGGGGTAAGGGTGAAAAATAGAGGAAACAAGATTCCAGTGGTTAGAACAGGTTTGATTTCCTAACGCCTCTCCCTCaggcacaaggaaagaaaacaggttGTAATTAGAGAGATGCATTCCAAtaccactttttttaaaaaatgcatgccCCAGGGACAGAAGGGAGTGGTTACAGGAGAGATGGAACTGTAATGATAGCAGCATCAAGCTAAAACTGCCCTAACTTGTTGTGTGTAGTAATTACATATCTGCCATGGATCTCAGCATTATATTCTCTCAGCCACACCCCTGCTCTAATTTTTCAGGTTTCTTCCAACGTTTCTCTGAGAAGTTGTAATACTACAGAATCACAATCAGATTTCTTTGCCTTGTACAATGCCACAAAGAAGAGCATTAATGGACTGCTCAGAAACTAGTTAAATACAATCTGTTGTCTTAGGCAGGGGTCTGATTTgcatcttaaaacaaacaaacaaacatccttATCAGAGACTGCCTTCTGCATCCCTGAGAGGCAGACCCAAAACCTCTGTGAGAAGCTGTCATGGAAACCTGTCCCGTGGAGAGCCTAGAGGGGAAGCCTTGCAGCACTTCAGAGGAGAGAAGGTCAAGTAACCCCAGAGTCCTGTTCTCTGAGGCGCTGTTGGTGCAGATCAAAGACACTGCTTTTCACTGCAAACATATGAACCTCCTTTCTGTGATCAAGGATGCTGTGGTTTTGATGATATTCACTTGATAAGGGTGAGCTTGGTTGTTTCATAGAAAATCGGAAGTGTTTGTAGAAACTAGTTCTTGTCTATGAAAGAGTCACTGGGCAGGGTGTTAAAACTCTGAGTCCTGAACTTAAAGATCAACACAAACCTATGGAACACCATTCCTAAAGAAGACAATGCAATAATATCTAGGAGATGACAAATAATATGCagaaaaaggaaccaaataaaCCAAATCTATCTTGATGCTGCAGAGTCTATCACTTCCTGTGAGATGAATGGGAAAACTTGAGCAAGAACGCAGAGGAAATCCAGGGGATCATATTACTTTGGTGTTTCTAAATACCCCTTAAACATGACAAATCCTAgacctgggtttttttttttttttttacactgaagGTCTATTTCTGATCATTTCTACAACTGTCCATTCAATGATAAGTCAAACATGTGTGTCTCAAACTGAATCCTCCTCCAGAAATTTAGGTTCATATTTGACTCTATAAACACATGTCTCTAAAAGTCCCATCAACTCCCTAAATCAACATATCCTTCTGGAATCCTGCACCCCTGCTGGGATCACCTTTCCTTTTCCCAGTCACACTGAGCAGATAACAGAAACCACGGGTGTGTTTTCCCTTCATGATGTACCTATGTCCTAGATTTCGGTTTCCGAGGGTCCAGAAGAAAGCTTTTGAGAGAAGCAACCAACTAGGCAGGGTATTACAGCATTATATACTGGGACTTACGTGGTCACATATTAGACCTGGgtttttagaattctttttcaaCTCAAAATTTATTCCCCACCAAGAGAGTTGGCGTCTTACCACTTGACCGTATGTTGATGAATGGGTAGTTGGGCATCACCAGCTTGTTGAAGTTAAATTTATAAGTAAaccttttcccttttgttttatgAAGGATCCTCTTGTTGTAATAGTATCTGTAAAAACAGGAATGCACGTCAATTTATCTTCTAGCTACTGACAGTTTTTGATATACTTAGGTAACCACTAAGATCAACAATTCTTGCTGAGTATTACTTGCAAACATCACTATCATTCTTTTGCAGCCTTGCCCTTAGGTTAGAGCTGGGAGACCTAAGAGCGTACTTTTCCCATTCAATTTTCAACTAAATTCTAGTCCTTTACAAAGACAATCTCACTTTGAGATCCTGAACACCTATCCTAGCCCCAAccacctttcttctctctctctctatggtTTCAATTCTTTAGTCCATTTCCTTCCTGTCCCACTGTATGTCACTGCCTTGTTTCTCCTTTCTGCCTTGCCCAGGTGGGGGCAGACAAATCTCTTGGGAGACCTGATGTGGTTAGTCTGTGGAGGCCTAAGCTCAAGGCATAGACAAAGGAATGTAGAACTGTTTTATGGTGGCAGGTCAAACAATGGTACACCCTGATCTGGAAAACAGCCGTCAGCTTGGCCTACTTCACTTTCAAAAGGAAGTGAGAGGCTCCAGCAACGCTGCTGCCCAGATTTTACATTCAGGGTCACTAACAGTGAAGGACGGCAAGGGGATTTCAATGTACCTAGAACCCTGAGGCTTGAATCTATTCAGTGGCACAGGTTATAAACTGGCCCCTGGAGGGCTAAAGGGTTATGAAATGTAAAGACTGacaaggggaaaagaaaacctGCGAAAACTTATAGTGACCAATCTTTAGACATGCTGGAGCAACCTATGAACTGACAACTCACTGAGCTCACTGACTGGTTCCTGAATAGCTAGGGCACTACCATGCAGTGAGTGCTCTCTTGTGTGCTTGCTTcactctttttctagtttcttccaGGAGAGCCTAAAAAAGAGAACTTCTAAGAGAATTCTAACAGGGAAGTGTAAACTAATCTTTTGGATTACAAATGAGCTCCAATCCAGGTTTCACCACACATTCTCGCCCACTACAGAGCAGAATTGGCTGTCAGGATCCAGTGCCAGCCACGTTGGAATTCCCTCCTACATACAACCAAAGATATGCCTTTTCTCCTCCTGTGCCTGTGCTACACAGATTCAACAGCTCCCACTCCCACTTTAAAGCTACACCTTATTCACTAGTGTAGTCTCTTATCACCTGATACCTTTTTAATCTAACATTCACCAAACTACTTAAGTCTCCTTCCAATCTGTTAACACAGTGGATTTGGGAATCCTTTCCTTTACCTCAGGGCCCGGCTCAGCTTGTCATAATTCATCTGTGGTTTGCAC is part of the Balaenoptera musculus isolate JJ_BM4_2016_0621 chromosome 1, mBalMus1.pri.v3, whole genome shotgun sequence genome and encodes:
- the LOC118899585 gene encoding ETS translocation variant 3 isoform X2, producing the protein MKAGCSIVEKPEGGGGYQFPDWAYKTESSPGSRQIQLWHFILELLQKEEFRHVIAWQQGEYGEFVIKDPDEVARLWGRRKCKPQMNYDKLSRALRYYYNKRILHKTKGKRFTYKFNFNKLVMPNYPFINIRSSGVVPQSAPPVPTASSRFHFPPLDTHSPTSDVQPGRFSASSLTASGQESSTGTDRKVELSELEDGSAADWRRGVDLMSSRNAVGGGIGHQKRKPDIMLPLFSRPGMYPDPHSPFAISPIPGRGGVLNVPISPALSLTPTIFSYSPSPGLSPFTSSSCFSFNPEEMKHYLHSQACSVFNYHLSPRTFPRYPGLMVPPLQCQMHPEESTQFSIKLQPPPVGRKNRERVESSEEAAPVTVPTLAPVPPRIKVEPASEKDPESLRQSAREKEERSQEEGSVPSRTTEEEKGTIFARPAAPPVWPSVPISTPSEEPLEVTEDSEDRPGKEPGAPEKKEDALMPPKLRLKRRWNDDPEARELSKNGKFLWNGSGPRGLATAAADA
- the LOC118899585 gene encoding ETS translocation variant 3 isoform X1, producing MWLVSLSRRVKMKAGCSIVEKPEGGGGYQFPDWAYKTESSPGSRQIQLWHFILELLQKEEFRHVIAWQQGEYGEFVIKDPDEVARLWGRRKCKPQMNYDKLSRALRYYYNKRILHKTKGKRFTYKFNFNKLVMPNYPFINIRSSGVVPQSAPPVPTASSRFHFPPLDTHSPTSDVQPGRFSASSLTASGQESSTGTDRKVELSELEDGSAADWRRGVDLMSSRNAVGGGIGHQKRKPDIMLPLFSRPGMYPDPHSPFAISPIPGRGGVLNVPISPALSLTPTIFSYSPSPGLSPFTSSSCFSFNPEEMKHYLHSQACSVFNYHLSPRTFPRYPGLMVPPLQCQMHPEESTQFSIKLQPPPVGRKNRERVESSEEAAPVTVPTLAPVPPRIKVEPASEKDPESLRQSAREKEERSQEEGSVPSRTTEEEKGTIFARPAAPPVWPSVPISTPSEEPLEVTEDSEDRPGKEPGAPEKKEDALMPPKLRLKRRWNDDPEARELSKNGKFLWNGSGPRGLATAAADA